One window from the genome of Streptomyces sp. NBC_00287 encodes:
- the bcp gene encoding thioredoxin-dependent thiol peroxidase produces the protein MSERLQPGDVAPAFTLPDADGNEISLSDHKGRKVIVYFYPAALTPGCTKQACDFTDNLEVLAGAGYDVIGISPDAPEKLAKFREKESLKVTLLADPDKTVTESYAAYGEKKNYGKTYMGVIRSTIIVDEHGKVERALYNVRATGHVAKIIKDLGI, from the coding sequence ATGAGCGAGCGACTCCAGCCCGGGGACGTGGCCCCCGCCTTCACCCTCCCCGACGCCGACGGCAACGAGATCTCTTTGTCGGACCACAAGGGCCGCAAAGTGATCGTCTACTTCTACCCGGCGGCCCTGACCCCCGGCTGCACGAAGCAGGCCTGCGACTTCACGGACAACTTGGAGGTACTGGCCGGCGCCGGCTACGACGTCATCGGCATCTCCCCCGACGCCCCCGAAAAGCTGGCGAAGTTCCGCGAGAAGGAATCGCTGAAGGTAACGCTCCTCGCAGACCCGGACAAGACAGTCACGGAGTCCTACGCCGCCTACGGCGAGAAGAAGAACTACGGCAAGACGTACATGGGCGTCATCCGCTCCACGATCATCGTCGACGAACACGGCAAGGTCGAACGCGCCCTGTACAACGTCCGAGCGACGGGCCACGTGGCCAAGATCATCAAGGATCTGGGCATCTGA
- a CDS encoding HNH endonuclease signature motif containing protein: protein MGASAYTRERLEEAARGARTLSEACVWLGVEPNSSTRRYVMGRMKKLGVDVSYFEREGVKWTKEILQAAVSASTNMCEVLRHLGLEVVGGHHTHISRRIKAYGIDTSHFQVPTRRGKARRPRTPEALLVEQPLGAARRISSDRLKWAMTELGMRELCAMCGTEAVWRGCPLPLEVDHINGNWRDNRIENLRFLCPNCHSTTDNYRGRGKGRAL, encoded by the coding sequence ATGGGGGCCAGTGCGTACACCAGGGAGCGGCTGGAGGAGGCGGCTCGGGGGGCGCGGACGTTGTCGGAGGCGTGCGTGTGGTTGGGGGTGGAGCCGAACAGTTCGACGCGGCGGTATGTCATGGGGCGGATGAAGAAGCTGGGAGTGGATGTCTCGTACTTCGAGCGGGAGGGGGTGAAGTGGACCAAGGAGATCCTGCAGGCGGCTGTGTCGGCCTCGACGAACATGTGCGAGGTGCTGCGGCATCTTGGGCTTGAGGTGGTCGGCGGGCACCACACGCACATCAGTCGGCGGATCAAGGCGTATGGGATCGACACCTCGCACTTCCAGGTGCCGACACGGCGCGGCAAGGCGCGGCGTCCCCGGACACCGGAAGCGCTGCTCGTCGAACAGCCGCTGGGCGCGGCCCGGCGCATCTCGAGCGACCGCCTCAAGTGGGCGATGACGGAGCTGGGCATGCGGGAGCTGTGCGCCATGTGCGGCACGGAAGCGGTCTGGCGAGGCTGCCCACTCCCCCTTGAGGTCGACCACATCAACGGCAACTGGCGGGACAACCGCATCGAGAACCTACGGTTCCTGTGCCCCAACTGCCACTCGACGACTGACAATTACCGCGGGCGGGGCAAAGGCAGGGCGCTATGA
- a CDS encoding HNH endonuclease signature motif containing protein, which produces MPRPTTEELRTAVAESISIAGVLRSLGRPDSGRQRALLRQWIAEEHLTTEHFLGQAHQRGRPGVVPAKRPEEILVKHDGKRRTKTYLLRRALREVGVPEVCAKCGVGSEWLGKPMPLEVDHINGDWRDDRRENLRLLCPNCHAITSTWCRGGRRRSSGDDHMTGTMAVHAAVS; this is translated from the coding sequence TTGCCTCGCCCCACAACCGAGGAGCTGCGCACGGCCGTCGCCGAGTCCATCTCCATCGCTGGGGTGCTCCGCAGCCTGGGGCGCCCCGACAGCGGCAGGCAACGCGCACTGCTGCGACAGTGGATCGCCGAGGAGCACCTGACGACGGAGCACTTCCTGGGGCAGGCACATCAGCGGGGCAGGCCCGGCGTGGTCCCCGCCAAGCGACCCGAGGAAATCCTGGTCAAGCACGACGGCAAACGCCGGACAAAGACGTACTTGCTGCGCCGCGCGCTGCGCGAGGTTGGCGTCCCCGAAGTGTGCGCGAAGTGCGGGGTCGGATCTGAGTGGCTCGGCAAGCCCATGCCGCTGGAGGTCGATCACATCAACGGGGACTGGCGGGACGACCGGCGGGAGAATCTGCGGTTGTTGTGCCCCAACTGCCACGCCATCACAAGCACCTGGTGCCGAGGCGGCCGCCGACGTTCTTCTGGCGACGACCACATGACCGGTACCATGGCCGTGCACGCGGCCGTGTCGTAA
- the rdgB gene encoding RdgB/HAM1 family non-canonical purine NTP pyrophosphatase, translating to MTRLILATRNAGKITELKAILADAGLSHDLVGADAFPDIPDVKETGVTFAENALLKAHALAQATGLPAVADDSGLCVDVLNGAPGIFSARWAGRHGDDRANLNLLLAQLSDIADEHRGAHFACAAALALPDGRERVVEGQLRGLLRHTPVGTNGFGYDPILQPDGESRTCAELTPAEKNAISHRGKAFRALVPVVRELLG from the coding sequence ATGACCCGCCTGATCCTCGCCACACGCAACGCCGGAAAGATCACCGAGCTGAAAGCGATCCTCGCCGACGCAGGTCTGAGCCATGACCTCGTCGGCGCGGACGCGTTCCCGGACATCCCGGACGTCAAGGAAACAGGAGTGACGTTCGCCGAGAACGCCCTCCTGAAAGCCCACGCCCTGGCCCAGGCCACAGGCCTGCCCGCGGTAGCCGACGACTCGGGCCTCTGCGTAGACGTCCTCAACGGCGCCCCGGGCATCTTCTCGGCCCGCTGGGCGGGGAGGCATGGGGACGATCGCGCGAACCTGAACCTGCTCCTGGCCCAGCTGTCGGACATCGCCGACGAACACCGCGGCGCCCACTTCGCCTGCGCGGCAGCCCTCGCCCTGCCGGACGGCCGGGAGCGAGTGGTCGAGGGCCAACTCCGAGGCCTATTGCGCCACACCCCGGTCGGCACCAACGGCTTCGGCTACGACCCGATCCTCCAGCCGGACGGCGAGTCCCGAACCTGCGCGGAACTGACCCCAGCCGAGAAGAACGCGATCAGCCACCGGGGGAAGGCGTTTCGGGCGTTGGTGCCGGTGGTGCGGGAGCTGTTGGGCTGA
- the rph gene encoding ribonuclease PH, with amino-acid sequence MSRIDGRTPEQLRPVTIERGWSKHAEGSVLVSFGDTKVFCTASVTEGVPRWRKGSGEGWVTAEYSMLPRATNTRGDRESVRGKIGGRTHEISRLIGRSLRAVIDYKALGENTIVLDCDVLQADGGTRTAAITGAYVALADAIAWAQGKKLIKAGRQPLTGTVSAVSVGIVGGVPLLDLRYEEDVKAETDMNVVCTGDGRFVEVQGTAEAEPFAREELNVLLDLAVSGCTELAVLQRKALDTVLEK; translated from the coding sequence ATGTCACGCATCGACGGCCGCACCCCCGAACAGCTCCGCCCCGTCACCATCGAACGCGGCTGGAGCAAGCACGCCGAGGGCTCCGTCCTCGTCTCCTTCGGCGACACGAAGGTCTTCTGCACCGCCTCCGTCACCGAAGGCGTCCCGCGCTGGCGCAAGGGCAGCGGCGAGGGCTGGGTCACCGCGGAGTACTCCATGCTGCCCCGCGCCACCAACACCCGCGGCGACCGCGAGTCCGTGCGCGGCAAGATCGGCGGCCGTACGCACGAGATCAGCCGACTCATCGGCCGCTCCCTGCGCGCGGTCATCGACTACAAGGCGCTCGGCGAGAACACGATCGTCCTGGACTGCGACGTACTGCAGGCCGACGGCGGCACGCGTACGGCGGCCATCACGGGCGCGTACGTGGCACTCGCGGACGCCATCGCCTGGGCCCAGGGCAAGAAGCTGATCAAGGCGGGCCGCCAGCCCCTGACCGGAACCGTGTCGGCGGTGTCGGTCGGCATCGTCGGCGGGGTCCCGCTCCTCGACCTCCGCTACGAGGAGGACGTGAAGGCCGAGACCGACATGAACGTCGTCTGCACCGGCGACGGCCGCTTCGTCGAGGTCCAGGGCACCGCGGAGGCCGAGCCCTTCGCCCGCGAGGAGCTCAACGTCCTGCTGGACCTGGCGGTTTCGGGCTGCACCGAACTCGCTGTCCTCCAGCGCAAGGCCCTTGATACGGTCCTCGAAAAGTAA
- a CDS encoding PTS glucose/sucrose transporter subunit IIB, with protein sequence MATKAEKIVAGLGGIDNIEEVEGCITRLRTEVADASLVNEAALKAAGAHGVVKMGTAIQVVIGTDADPIAAEIEDMM encoded by the coding sequence ATGGCCACCAAGGCTGAGAAGATCGTCGCCGGACTCGGCGGCATCGACAACATCGAAGAGGTCGAGGGCTGCATCACGCGCCTGCGCACCGAAGTCGCCGACGCCTCCCTCGTCAACGAGGCGGCCCTGAAGGCGGCCGGCGCCCACGGAGTCGTCAAGATGGGCACCGCGATCCAGGTCGTCATCGGCACCGACGCCGACCCGATCGCGGCGGAGATCGAAGACATGATGTGA
- a CDS encoding PTS transporter subunit EIIC, whose product MNAPSETSPARRRWQSAFQGLQKMGRSLQLPIAVLPAAGILNRLGQPDVFGDEGLGWDNVAKVMDGAGGALLDGQLGLPLLFCVGVAIGMAKKADGSTALAAVAGFLVYYNVLRQFPEDCPEGATEVETGCQATEGVVTAFTYQNPGVFGGIVIGLLTAFFWARYHRTKLVDWLGFFNGRRLVPIIMAFVAIAIAALCLWVWPPIGNGLEDFSDWLSDAGAWGAGVFGIANRALLVIGLHQFLNVPIWFQFGTYTTPDGEVVHGDINMFLAGDPDAGQFLSGFFPIMMFALPAAALAITHCAKPHRRKEVGGLMLSVALTSFVTGITEPIEYSFLFIAPLLYVVHAVLTGVSMAVTWGLGVHDGFSFSAGLIDYIINWNLATRPWAIIPIGLAFAVVYYVIFRFAITRFDLKTPGREPEEEHEDVTKA is encoded by the coding sequence ATGAACGCCCCCTCCGAGACCTCTCCGGCACGTCGGCGGTGGCAGTCGGCGTTCCAGGGCCTGCAGAAGATGGGACGCAGTCTTCAGCTGCCGATCGCGGTCCTGCCGGCCGCGGGCATTCTCAACCGGCTCGGCCAGCCCGATGTGTTCGGGGACGAGGGGCTCGGCTGGGACAACGTCGCCAAGGTGATGGACGGCGCGGGCGGCGCGCTGCTCGACGGTCAATTGGGACTGCCTCTGCTGTTCTGCGTCGGTGTCGCGATCGGCATGGCGAAGAAGGCGGACGGCTCGACCGCGCTCGCGGCGGTGGCGGGTTTCCTCGTCTACTACAACGTGCTGCGCCAGTTTCCCGAGGACTGCCCGGAGGGGGCGACGGAGGTCGAGACCGGCTGCCAGGCGACGGAAGGGGTGGTGACGGCCTTCACGTACCAGAACCCCGGGGTCTTCGGCGGCATCGTCATCGGCCTGTTGACGGCCTTCTTCTGGGCCCGCTATCACCGTACGAAGCTGGTGGACTGGCTCGGCTTCTTCAACGGCCGCCGTCTGGTGCCGATCATCATGGCGTTCGTCGCCATCGCCATCGCGGCGCTGTGTCTGTGGGTCTGGCCGCCGATCGGCAACGGGCTGGAGGACTTCAGCGACTGGCTGAGCGACGCGGGCGCCTGGGGTGCGGGTGTGTTCGGTATCGCCAACCGCGCACTGCTGGTGATCGGGCTGCATCAGTTCCTGAACGTGCCCATCTGGTTCCAGTTCGGCACCTACACCACGCCGGACGGCGAGGTGGTGCACGGCGACATCAATATGTTCCTGGCGGGCGATCCGGATGCGGGGCAGTTCCTGTCGGGCTTCTTCCCGATCATGATGTTCGCGCTGCCGGCCGCGGCCCTCGCGATCACGCACTGCGCCAAGCCGCACCGCCGCAAGGAGGTCGGCGGTCTGATGCTCTCGGTCGCGCTGACGTCGTTCGTCACCGGTATCACCGAGCCGATCGAGTACTCGTTCCTGTTCATCGCGCCGCTGTTGTACGTGGTGCACGCGGTGCTGACGGGTGTGTCGATGGCGGTGACGTGGGGGCTCGGGGTGCACGACGGCTTCAGCTTCTCCGCCGGTCTCATCGACTACATCATCAACTGGAACCTGGCGACCAGGCCGTGGGCGATCATTCCGATCGGGCTGGCCTTCGCAGTCGTGTATTACGTGATCTTCCGGTTCGCGATCACGAGATTCGATCTCAAGACGCCGGGCAGGGAGCCGGAGGAGGAACACGAGGACGTCACCAAGGCCTGA
- a CDS encoding PTS transporter subunit EIIC encodes MSTATASAAPTKKWGSGLFQGLQKVGRSLQLPIAVLPAAGILLRLGQDDVFGKDGLGWNKVASVFATAGDAVFANLPLLFCVGIAIGFAKKADGSTALAALVGFLVYKNVLTAFPITEAKVTKGADVAATYNDPKVFGGIIMGLIAAVTWQRFHRTKLPDWLGFFNGRRLVPILMAFIGTIVGVFFGLAWEPVGEVITNFGEWMTGLGAAGAGIFGAINRALLPVGMHQFVNTVAWQEIGSFKDSAGAVWHGDLPRFFHGDPTAGQFMTGFFPIMMFALPAAALAITHTARPERRKAVGGMMMSLALTSFVTGITEPIEFAFMFIAPLLYVIHAVLTALSMAVTWAMGVHHGFSFSAGAIDYFLNWNLATKPWMIIPIGLVFAAIYYSVFRFAIIRFNLTTPGREPDEELEDLTKA; translated from the coding sequence ATGAGCACCGCCACCGCATCGGCGGCCCCCACGAAGAAGTGGGGATCCGGCCTGTTCCAGGGCCTGCAGAAGGTCGGCCGCAGCCTCCAGCTGCCGATCGCCGTATTGCCGGCGGCGGGCATTCTGCTGCGCCTCGGCCAGGACGACGTGTTCGGCAAGGACGGACTCGGCTGGAACAAGGTCGCGTCGGTCTTCGCCACCGCGGGCGACGCCGTCTTCGCCAACCTGCCCCTGCTGTTCTGTGTCGGCATCGCCATCGGCTTCGCCAAGAAGGCCGACGGCTCCACCGCACTGGCGGCGCTGGTCGGCTTCCTGGTCTACAAGAACGTGCTGACCGCGTTCCCGATCACCGAAGCAAAGGTCACCAAGGGTGCGGATGTCGCCGCCACCTACAACGACCCCAAGGTCTTCGGCGGCATCATCATGGGCCTCATAGCCGCCGTCACCTGGCAGCGCTTCCACCGCACCAAGCTCCCCGACTGGCTGGGCTTCTTCAACGGCCGTCGGCTGGTCCCGATCCTGATGGCCTTCATCGGCACCATCGTCGGTGTCTTCTTCGGTCTGGCCTGGGAGCCCGTCGGTGAGGTCATCACCAACTTCGGCGAGTGGATGACCGGTCTCGGCGCAGCGGGTGCGGGCATCTTCGGCGCGATCAACCGCGCGCTGCTCCCGGTCGGCATGCACCAGTTCGTCAACACCGTGGCCTGGCAGGAGATCGGCTCCTTCAAGGACTCGGCCGGTGCCGTCTGGCACGGCGACCTGCCGCGCTTCTTCCACGGCGACCCGACCGCGGGCCAGTTCATGACCGGCTTCTTCCCGATCATGATGTTCGCCCTCCCGGCCGCCGCCCTGGCGATCACGCACACGGCCCGCCCCGAGCGCCGCAAGGCCGTCGGCGGCATGATGATGTCGCTGGCGCTGACCTCGTTCGTCACCGGCATCACCGAGCCGATCGAGTTCGCGTTCATGTTCATCGCGCCGCTGCTCTACGTCATCCACGCGGTGCTGACCGCGCTCTCGATGGCCGTCACCTGGGCCATGGGCGTGCACCACGGCTTCAGCTTCTCGGCCGGCGCGATCGACTACTTCCTCAACTGGAACCTGGCCACCAAGCCCTGGATGATCATCCCGATCGGCCTGGTCTTCGCGGCGATCTACTACTCGGTCTTCCGCTTCGCGATCATCAGATTCAACCTCACCACCCCCGGCCGCGAGCCCGACGAGGAGCTCGAGGACCTCACCAAGGCGTGA
- a CDS encoding MBL fold metallo-hydrolase → MKLTVVGCSGSFPSAESACSSYLVEADGFRLLLDMGNGALGELQRHCGLYDLDAIFLSHLHADHCIDMCAYFVARYYRHDGGRCAPIPVYGPEGTEHRLTTAYADTPSASSMSEVFDFHTVKPSTFEIGPFTVHTERVAHPVEAYGIRVEHGGRSLTYSGDTGVTPTLDELARDTDLFLCEAAFTHGKENIPDLHLNGREAGETAARAGARRLVLTHIPPWTDAQLNLADARAVYDGPAELAAPRQTYEI, encoded by the coding sequence ATGAAGCTCACCGTCGTCGGCTGCTCGGGGTCGTTCCCGTCCGCGGAATCGGCCTGCTCGAGCTACCTCGTCGAGGCCGACGGCTTCCGGCTGCTCCTCGACATGGGCAACGGCGCCCTGGGCGAGCTGCAGCGCCACTGCGGTCTCTACGACCTCGACGCGATCTTCCTGAGCCATCTGCACGCCGACCACTGCATCGACATGTGCGCGTACTTCGTCGCACGCTACTACCGCCACGACGGCGGCCGCTGCGCCCCCATCCCGGTCTACGGACCCGAGGGCACGGAGCACCGGCTGACCACGGCCTACGCCGACACCCCCTCGGCCTCCTCGATGAGCGAGGTCTTCGACTTCCACACCGTCAAGCCGTCCACCTTCGAGATCGGCCCGTTCACGGTGCACACGGAGCGCGTGGCCCATCCGGTGGAGGCGTACGGCATCCGCGTCGAGCACGGCGGGAGGTCCCTGACGTACTCCGGCGACACCGGCGTCACCCCGACGCTCGACGAACTCGCCCGCGACACCGATCTGTTCCTGTGCGAGGCGGCGTTCACGCACGGCAAGGAGAACATCCCCGACCTGCACCTCAACGGCCGCGAGGCGGGCGAGACGGCGGCCCGAGCGGGCGCCCGCCGCCTGGTCCTGACCCACATCCCCCCGTGGACCGACGCCCAGCTCAACCTCGCCGACGCCCGCGCGGTCTACGACGGTCCGGCGGAACTGGCGGCGCCGAGGCAGACGTACGAGATCTGA
- a CDS encoding type II toxin-antitoxin system PemK/MazF family toxin, which yields MDTSWWLALAAVVLLALVAALVDGWGRGRRPPGRRLRRVAARPQPTEIWWASVPYEDRPGAKDRPCLVLAVHGKRVRVAKITSRYHDERAGVIPLPPGAVSDAQGRASFLETDELREVPVWDFRRKVGVVDPVLWDQVRHLAT from the coding sequence ATGGACACGTCCTGGTGGCTGGCGCTCGCGGCGGTGGTGCTGCTCGCGCTCGTCGCCGCGCTCGTGGACGGGTGGGGGCGCGGACGGCGTCCCCCGGGGCGGCGCCTGCGGCGGGTGGCGGCGCGGCCGCAGCCGACGGAGATCTGGTGGGCGAGCGTGCCCTACGAGGACCGGCCCGGTGCGAAGGACCGGCCGTGTCTGGTGCTGGCGGTGCATGGGAAGCGGGTGCGCGTCGCGAAGATCACCAGCCGCTATCACGACGAGCGGGCCGGGGTGATTCCGTTGCCGCCGGGTGCGGTGAGCGATGCTCAGGGGCGGGCGAGCTTCCTGGAGACGGACGAGCTGCGCGAGGTGCCCGTGTGGGACTTCCGCCGGAAGGTGGGGGTGGTGGACCCGGTCCTTTGGGACCAGGTCCGTCACCTGGCTACATGA
- a CDS encoding PLP-dependent cysteine synthase family protein, producing MRYDSPLAAVGNTPLVRLPRLSPSAEVRIWAKLEDRNPTGSVKDRPALHMIEQAEKDGRLTPGCTILEPTSGNTGISLAMAAKLKGYRMVCVMPENTSQERRDLLGMWGAEIISSPAAGGSNTAVRVAKELSAEHPDWVMLYQYGNPDNAGAHYATTGPEILTDLPSITHFVAGLGTTGTLMGVGRYLREHKPDVKIVAAEPRYDDLVYGLRNLDEGFVPELYDASVLTTRFSVGSADAVTRTRELLQQEGIFAGVSTGAALHAAIGVGNKALKAGESADIVFVVADGGWKYLSTGVYTAATTEEAIETLQGQLWA from the coding sequence ATGCGCTACGACTCCCCGCTGGCCGCGGTAGGCAACACCCCCCTGGTGCGCCTGCCGCGGCTGTCGCCGTCCGCCGAGGTCCGCATCTGGGCCAAGCTGGAGGACCGCAACCCCACCGGCTCGGTCAAGGACCGCCCGGCCCTGCACATGATCGAGCAGGCGGAGAAGGACGGCCGTCTGACCCCGGGCTGCACGATTCTGGAGCCCACCTCCGGCAACACCGGCATCTCACTGGCCATGGCCGCCAAGCTCAAGGGCTACCGCATGGTCTGCGTGATGCCCGAGAACACCTCGCAGGAGCGCCGGGACCTGCTCGGCATGTGGGGCGCCGAGATCATCTCCTCCCCGGCGGCGGGCGGCTCCAACACGGCCGTACGCGTCGCCAAGGAGCTGTCGGCCGAGCACCCCGACTGGGTGATGCTCTACCAGTACGGCAACCCGGACAACGCGGGCGCCCACTACGCGACCACGGGCCCCGAGATCCTCACCGACCTCCCGTCCATCACCCACTTCGTGGCCGGCCTCGGCACCACCGGCACCCTGATGGGCGTCGGCCGCTACCTCCGTGAGCACAAGCCGGACGTGAAGATCGTCGCCGCCGAACCGCGCTACGACGACCTGGTGTACGGCCTCAGGAACCTCGACGAGGGCTTCGTACCGGAGTTGTACGACGCCTCGGTCCTCACCACCCGCTTCTCCGTCGGCTCGGCGGACGCGGTCACCCGCACCCGTGAGCTGCTCCAGCAGGAGGGCATCTTCGCCGGCGTCTCCACCGGCGCGGCCCTGCACGCCGCGATCGGCGTCGGCAACAAGGCGCTGAAGGCGGGGGAGTCCGCCGACATCGTGTTCGTCGTGGCCGACGGCGGCTGGAAGTACCTGTCGACGGGCGTCTACACGGCGGCGACGACAGAAGAAGCGATCGAGACCCTTCAGGGTCAACTCTGGGCGTAG
- a CDS encoding MoaD/ThiS family protein has protein sequence MAIEVRIPTILRQYTDGQKAVEGSGDTLADLFTDLETRHAGIRARIVDGEQLRRFVNVYLNDEDVRFLDGINTKLTDGDNVTILPAVAGGMV, from the coding sequence ATGGCCATCGAGGTCCGCATCCCCACCATCCTCCGCCAGTACACCGACGGTCAGAAGGCGGTGGAGGGCAGCGGTGACACCCTCGCCGACCTGTTCACCGACCTGGAGACCCGGCATGCGGGCATCCGCGCCCGCATCGTGGACGGCGAGCAGCTGCGCCGGTTCGTCAACGTCTACCTGAACGACGAGGACGTCCGCTTCCTCGACGGCATCAACACCAAGCTCACCGACGGCGACAACGTCACGATCCTGCCGGCCGTGGCCGGCGGCATGGTCTGA
- a CDS encoding putative leader peptide: protein MVLLDVSDKAPGTMLVARLHVDLCRLNSAIC from the coding sequence ATGGTTCTTCTCGACGTGAGCGACAAGGCGCCGGGCACGATGCTCGTTGCGCGGCTGCACGTCGACCTGTGCAGGCTGAACAGCGCCATCTGTTGA
- a CDS encoding M67 family metallopeptidase yields the protein MLTITQALVDQIVAHARKDHPDEACGVIAGPEGSDRPERFIPMLNAAMSPTFYEFDSGDLLKLYRELDDRDEEPVVIYHSHTATEAYPSRTDISYANEPGAHYVLVSTADTDGLGEFQFRSFRILEGEITEEEVKVVEAY from the coding sequence ATGCTGACCATCACCCAGGCCCTCGTCGACCAGATCGTCGCGCACGCGCGCAAGGACCACCCCGACGAGGCGTGCGGCGTCATCGCGGGGCCGGAGGGGTCCGACCGCCCCGAGCGCTTCATCCCGATGCTGAACGCGGCCATGTCGCCCACGTTCTACGAGTTCGACTCCGGCGATCTGCTCAAGCTCTACCGTGAGCTGGACGACCGTGACGAGGAGCCGGTGGTCATCTACCACTCCCACACGGCGACCGAGGCCTACCCCTCCCGCACCGACATCTCCTACGCCAACGAGCCCGGCGCGCACTACGTCCTCGTCTCCACCGCCGACACCGACGGCCTGGGCGAGTTCCAGTTCCGCTCGTTCCGGATCCTGGAGGGCGAGATCACGGAGGAAGAGGTCAAGGTCGTAGAGGCCTACTGA
- a CDS encoding DUF2017 domain-containing protein: MPGTFEPLPGGGAAVALDDVEISIIRSLAVQLLELIGPGPGEDTPDDPLAELFADGPSEPPADPVLRRLFPDAYSDPEGTPGPQEAEEQRAYSAEFRRYTENDLRAGKRENALAVIRSLDELSTAAGDGGAVLKLTPEESRQWLSALNDLRLAIGSRLDIVDEDDTDLLYRLPDEDPRKPMVMAYLWLGGLQETLVSTLMP, from the coding sequence ATGCCAGGAACCTTCGAACCGCTCCCCGGCGGCGGCGCGGCCGTCGCGCTCGACGACGTCGAGATCTCCATCATCCGGTCACTGGCCGTACAGCTCCTGGAGCTGATCGGCCCGGGACCCGGTGAGGACACCCCCGACGACCCGCTCGCCGAACTCTTCGCCGACGGCCCGAGCGAACCGCCCGCCGACCCTGTTCTGCGCCGGCTGTTCCCGGACGCCTACAGCGACCCCGAGGGCACGCCCGGACCCCAGGAGGCCGAGGAACAGCGCGCGTACTCCGCCGAGTTCCGCCGCTACACCGAGAACGACCTGCGGGCCGGCAAGCGGGAGAACGCCCTCGCGGTGATCCGCTCCCTGGACGAGCTCAGTACCGCCGCCGGTGACGGCGGGGCGGTGCTGAAGCTGACCCCCGAGGAGTCCCGCCAGTGGCTCAGCGCCCTCAACGATCTGCGCCTGGCGATCGGCTCGCGCCTCGACATCGTCGACGAGGACGACACCGACCTGCTCTACCGGCTGCCGGACGAGGACCCTCGTAAGCCGATGGTGATGGCGTACCTCTGGCTGGGCGGGCTCCAGGAGACGCTCGTCTCCACGCTCATGCCCTGA
- the clpS gene encoding ATP-dependent Clp protease adapter ClpS, producing the protein MGHVTSPAPVEIERTESAEEVFAVPEPDVPWVTIVHNDPVNLMSYVTYVFQTYFGYSKDKATKLMLDVHHKGRAVVSSGTREEMERDVQAMHGYGLWATLQQDRK; encoded by the coding sequence ATGGGCCATGTGACGTCACCCGCTCCCGTAGAGATCGAACGCACCGAGTCGGCGGAAGAGGTATTCGCCGTTCCCGAGCCCGACGTCCCCTGGGTCACGATCGTCCACAATGACCCGGTCAACCTCATGAGCTATGTGACGTACGTCTTCCAGACGTACTTCGGCTACTCCAAGGACAAGGCCACCAAGCTCATGCTCGACGTCCACCACAAGGGCCGAGCGGTCGTCTCCAGCGGCACCCGCGAGGAGATGGAACGCGATGTGCAGGCCATGCACGGATACGGTCTGTGGGCCACCCTCCAGCAGGACCGGAAGTAG